TCGGCGTCTCCGAGGACGCGGCGTACCACGACCCGATCGAGGCGGACCCGACGTTCGCGGCCGTGGAGGCGGCTCCCGGTTCGGTTCGGACCGGGACGGCCCGCTCTACGGGAGTCGACGGCATCGTCGTTGGCGGGTTCGACGGGGGCGACCGCCTCGACCTCTACGTTCGAGAGCAGGCCGGCCGCACCGAAATCTACGTCGCGGTGGCCGACGGCGAACCTACCGAAAAGAGCCTCGCGGCGCTGTCGGCGCTCCGGGGGACGGTCTCGGGGTACAACGACGCACTCATGCGGACCGAAGAGGACCAAGCCGCCGCGTTCCCGGTGACCGTGGCGATCCGCTTTTTCGAGCGCGATCGAGCGGGAGGCGTCGGTTCACCCGGGGACGGGGGAACGGGCGATGATCTCGGCCTCCCCGGCGGGAATAACGCGACGGGCGACAGCTCAAGTGGCGACTCGACCGACGGTCCGGACACGGACGCGTCGGTTGACGACACCGCCGTCTCCTCGTCGCTCGGGGCGTTCGACCTCTTCGGAACGTCGTCGACGAGCGGCTCGCCCTCCGACATCCAACCACCTTTTCCCTTCCAGTCGCTCGTCCTCGCGTTCCTGTTCGTGTTGCCGTTGAATTTCCTCGTGCAGGCCTACGGGAGCTCGATGCTTGCCGAGCGCCTCGACCGGCGCGGCGAACTGCTGCTCGTCGCGCCGATCAGCCGCGCCGAGATCGTCGCCGGAAAGACGCTTCCGTACCTCGCGGCCGCGCTCGCGATTACGGTGGCCATCGTCGCCGGTCTGGGACTACTCGGCAGCGACGGCGGGGCGCTCTCCGTGCTCGCGGTCACGCCGCTCGCGTTTTTGTTCCTCGGTACGACGTTTCTCGCGGCGATGTTCGCCCGGTCATTCAAAGAGCTGACATTTCTCGCGGTGACGATCACGACGACGCTGACGACGTACGCGTTCGTCCCCGCCATCTTCGCCGAGACGAGCCAGGTAGCGTTCGTCTCGCCGCTGACGCTCGTGATAAAAGACCTCACGGGATCGGGGGTCTCGGCCGGGGAAATCGCCTTCTCCGTCGGTCCGCCGACGCTCGTCGCCGGCATCTGTTTTCTTTTGGGACTCGGGATCTACCGCGAGGAGGACCTGTTCACCCAGCGGCCGGTCCACCTGAAGGCGCTCGACGCACTCGCAGGGCGCATCCACCGGCCGCGAGGCGTCGCCGTCGCCGTTGGCCTCTTGATCCCGTTCGTTTTCGTCGCCGAGCTGTTGGCGGTCGCCGTCCTGTTCGCGCTGCCCGTGGACCTTTCGATCCCGCTGATCTTCGGCACCATCGCGGTGGTCGAAGAACTCGCGAAGGGGCTGCCGATCTACGCGGGCTACGCCCACGCCCGGTACGGACGGACGCTCCCGGTCGTCGTCGCCGTCGGGGCGGCCTCCGGGATCGGGTTCTTTTTCGCCGAGAAAATCACCCTCGCGATCCAGTTCGTCGGGTTGCCCGGCCTCGCCGTCGCCGACGCCGCCTTCCAGACCGGCCTCGGGGCGGGCGATCCAGCGCTCGTTGCGGTCCTGGCGCTCGCGCCGCTCGTCCTCCACGTCGTCACGGCGACCCTGACGTCCCTCGGCGCAGCACGCGGTCGGCGGCTCTTCATCGTCGGTCTCTGTACGGCTGTCCTGGTCCATCTCGCATACAACGTCACGGTGGTGAGCGCCCTTGTCTAAGACGACCATCGCAGGCCGGGAGTTCCGGTCGCTCTCCCGGGAAAAGACGATCGTGCTTGCGTTGCTCATCCAGATCGTCATCGCCGGCTTCTCGTCGTTTCTGGTCGTCGGCCTCACCTCGCTGTACGACCCCGGAGCCGCGGCCGACGACGTCGTGGTCGGCGTCACCGGCGAGGAGACCGACGCGCTCGTCGCGGCCGCCGGGGAAGTCGACGGCCTCGAGGTCAGACGGTACGACGACCGGGACGCCGCGAGGGCCGCCTTCGACGCCAACCGGGTTGGGGCGACCGCCCACGCCGAACGCGCCGAGGGGCGGACGGCAGTGCGCGTCACGGCCCCGCAGGCGAGCGTCCGGAAGACGTTCATCGTCGTCCAGGTTCGGGCCGCCCTCGAGGCGCTCGAGCGCAACGAGCGCGCCGACCGGACGGCGTCGCTCGCGAACGATCCCCTGTCGGTCCCGCCGAGCGTCGACGCCAGTCCCTACTTCGGGTTCCCCTACACGGTGCTCGTGCCCACGCTCGTTTTTTTGCCCGTTTTCATTGGCGGGGCCGTCGTCGTCGACTCGCTGACCGAGGAAATCGAGCGCGGAACGTTGACGCTGCTTCGCGTGACGCCGGCGTCGCTTCTGGACGTCGTCGACGGCAAGGCGGGGGTGATGGCGGCGCTGACGCCGCTCCAGGTCGGGCTGTGGATCGCGTTGCTGTCCGCGAACGACATCCCGGTCGGAAACGTCGCGCCGATCCTGACGATCGCGACGGCGCTGTCGGCGCTGTCGGTCGCCTTCGCCGCCGGGCTCGCGCTCGTCGTCCCCGCCCGCCAGCGGGCGCAGTTGACCTACTCGTTCGGGATGTTGGCGGCCTTCGCCGCTACGGCGCTCTTGCCCGAGCACCCGGCGACGACGGTCGCACGTTTTGCGATCGACAGCCCGACGCTCGGCACGTACGCCCACCTCGCCGGGTACGTCCTCGCGTCCGTCGTCGCCGTCGCCGCGTTCCGCCGGTGGGTCCGTGGCGTCGACGCCGAGGCGCTCGGGTAGCTTTTTGCTCCCGCCGACGCTGGTCCCGGCATGGAGTACACCACGCTCGGTTCGACCGGCATCGAGGTCTCACGGCTCTGTCTGGGCTGTATGAGTTTCGGCGATCCGGAGTGGCGCGAGTGGGTCAACGGTGAGGCGTTCGGCCACGAACTCGTCGAACGCGCCCGGGAGTTGGGCATCAACTTCTTCGACACGGCGAATATGTACTCCCGGGGCGAGAGCGAGCGGATCCTCGGGGAGGCGCTGGAGGGCCACCGCGAGGCGTCCGTGATCGCGACGAAAGTGTTCTTTCCGATGCGCGAGGACGACCCGAACTCCGGAGGGCTCTCCCGGAAGACGATCGATCAAGAGCTGTCGAACTCGCTCGATCGGCTCGGCGTCGACACCGTCGATCTCTACCAGACCCACCGCTGGGACTACGACACGCCGATCGAGGAGACGCTCCGGGCGCTCACCGACGCCGTCCGGCGCGGGCAGGTCCGTCACGTCGGGGCCTCCTCGATGTGGGCCTACCAACTCGCCGAGGCGCTGCACACGAGCGATCGGCTCGGCCTCGAGCGGTTTGCGACGATGCAGAACCACTACAACCTCGCCTACAGGGAAGAAGAACGCGAGGTGTTGCCGCTGTGTGAGCGCGAGGGGCTCGGCGTTGTCCCCTGGAGCCCGATGGCG
The genomic region above belongs to Natronomonas moolapensis 8.8.11 and contains:
- a CDS encoding ABC transporter permease subunit: MRPSTLLRIARWESTKGVGGIDRGAIAVVVAAVAFVLAVGTVALAGGVALEDGIYRVGVSEDAAYHDPIEADPTFAAVEAAPGSVRTGTARSTGVDGIVVGGFDGGDRLDLYVREQAGRTEIYVAVADGEPTEKSLAALSALRGTVSGYNDALMRTEEDQAAAFPVTVAIRFFERDRAGGVGSPGDGGTGDDLGLPGGNNATGDSSSGDSTDGPDTDASVDDTAVSSSLGAFDLFGTSSTSGSPSDIQPPFPFQSLVLAFLFVLPLNFLVQAYGSSMLAERLDRRGELLLVAPISRAEIVAGKTLPYLAAALAITVAIVAGLGLLGSDGGALSVLAVTPLAFLFLGTTFLAAMFARSFKELTFLAVTITTTLTTYAFVPAIFAETSQVAFVSPLTLVIKDLTGSGVSAGEIAFSVGPPTLVAGICFLLGLGIYREEDLFTQRPVHLKALDALAGRIHRPRGVAVAVGLLIPFVFVAELLAVAVLFALPVDLSIPLIFGTIAVVEELAKGLPIYAGYAHARYGRTLPVVVAVGAASGIGFFFAEKITLAIQFVGLPGLAVADAAFQTGLGAGDPALVAVLALAPLVLHVVTATLTSLGAARGRRLFIVGLCTAVLVHLAYNVTVVSALV
- a CDS encoding ABC transporter permease, producing MSKTTIAGREFRSLSREKTIVLALLIQIVIAGFSSFLVVGLTSLYDPGAAADDVVVGVTGEETDALVAAAGEVDGLEVRRYDDRDAARAAFDANRVGATAHAERAEGRTAVRVTAPQASVRKTFIVVQVRAALEALERNERADRTASLANDPLSVPPSVDASPYFGFPYTVLVPTLVFLPVFIGGAVVVDSLTEEIERGTLTLLRVTPASLLDVVDGKAGVMAALTPLQVGLWIALLSANDIPVGNVAPILTIATALSALSVAFAAGLALVVPARQRAQLTYSFGMLAAFAATALLPEHPATTVARFAIDSPTLGTYAHLAGYVLASVVAVAAFRRWVRGVDAEALG
- a CDS encoding aldo/keto reductase; translated protein: MEYTTLGSTGIEVSRLCLGCMSFGDPEWREWVNGEAFGHELVERARELGINFFDTANMYSRGESERILGEALEGHREASVIATKVFFPMREDDPNSGGLSRKTIDQELSNSLDRLGVDTVDLYQTHRWDYDTPIEETLRALTDAVRRGQVRHVGASSMWAYQLAEALHTSDRLGLERFATMQNHYNLAYREEEREVLPLCEREGLGVVPWSPMARGYLTRPHEAYMSTKRAETDDYAQKHPYADNGGREINERVEELAADRGVSMAQIALSWLLHKEWVDAPIVGASKLEHLEDAVEALEIDLSESDLEYLEEPYGPVSVSGHE